In Thermococcus thioreducens, a genomic segment contains:
- a CDS encoding transcriptional regulator encodes MMTRRQRIINLLEGRDYSPGELALALELRGRGAKKVIIEDLKAIQRTLKREGKVLLIKPAECRKCGFVFRPEIHVPSRCPRCKSEWIEEPRFKIEAR; translated from the coding sequence ATGATGACTCGTAGACAGCGCATAATAAATCTTTTGGAGGGGAGGGACTACTCGCCAGGGGAGCTTGCATTGGCCCTCGAACTGAGGGGAAGGGGAGCGAAGAAGGTCATCATCGAGGATCTGAAGGCAATTCAGAGAACTCTAAAGCGTGAGGGGAAAGTGCTCCTCATAAAGCCCGCCGAGTGCAGGAAGTGCGGCTTCGTTTTCAGACCCGAAATCCACGTTCCCTCCCGCTGTCCGAGGTGCAAGTCGGAGTGGATAGAGGAGCCGAGGTTTAAGATCGAGGCCAGATAG
- a CDS encoding tRNA pseudouridine(54/55) synthase Pus10 yields the protein MIIENAEVVLKSHRLCNHCLGRLFARLGRGTNDERGMAIRFVLNMERSAKGLPPIEEPETCELCGNIFDKIPELVEDMKKEAEGIEFETFLVGSRFPGEVRKREEAIWREFGVETAEPINREFNRELGKAFGLATGKDTAKNPDLVFIVEPYSRKVELQINPLYIYGRYRKLLRGIPQTPLPDFEDSVASIICRAFSRVSGGKCVFKGAGREDVDVRMLGNGRPFIVEIKRPKRRRLDLDSIAKEINASGKVEVLNLRFVSPKDAGEVLTRNHRKEYLALVRVDEGVTPEEAERIARELGGLEVHQRTPWRVRKARADRVRVKRVHEAEARWLDENHFELRLVTDGGLYIKELISGDKGRTKPSVSDLLGKSAWCERLDVLNILDD from the coding sequence ATGATAATCGAGAATGCCGAAGTGGTTCTTAAGTCCCACAGGCTCTGCAACCATTGTCTGGGCAGGCTCTTCGCAAGACTCGGAAGAGGAACGAACGATGAGCGTGGAATGGCGATAAGATTTGTTCTCAACATGGAGCGCTCAGCTAAAGGGCTGCCGCCGATTGAAGAGCCCGAAACGTGCGAGCTGTGCGGCAACATTTTTGACAAAATCCCTGAGCTTGTGGAGGATATGAAAAAGGAGGCTGAAGGCATCGAGTTCGAGACGTTCCTCGTCGGTTCCCGCTTTCCAGGAGAAGTACGCAAGAGGGAAGAGGCCATCTGGAGGGAGTTTGGGGTGGAGACTGCTGAGCCCATAAACCGCGAGTTCAACCGCGAGCTTGGGAAGGCCTTTGGTTTGGCCACCGGAAAGGACACTGCCAAGAACCCGGACCTCGTTTTCATAGTTGAGCCCTACTCCAGGAAAGTCGAACTCCAAATAAACCCCCTCTACATTTACGGCCGCTACCGGAAGCTCCTGCGTGGCATTCCGCAGACACCGTTGCCTGACTTCGAAGACAGCGTCGCATCAATAATCTGCCGTGCGTTTTCAAGGGTATCCGGCGGAAAGTGCGTCTTCAAGGGGGCGGGAAGGGAAGACGTTGACGTTCGGATGCTCGGAAACGGGAGGCCGTTCATAGTTGAAATCAAGCGTCCCAAACGGAGGAGACTCGATCTTGACTCGATAGCGAAGGAAATAAACGCGAGCGGAAAGGTGGAGGTTCTGAACCTGCGCTTCGTTTCACCAAAAGATGCTGGGGAAGTTCTCACCCGGAATCACCGCAAGGAATACCTTGCCCTCGTCCGTGTTGACGAGGGGGTAACACCCGAGGAAGCTGAACGTATTGCCCGGGAGCTCGGAGGCCTTGAAGTTCATCAGCGGACTCCCTGGCGCGTGAGAAAGGCTAGAGCGGACAGGGTCAGAGTCAAGAGGGTTCACGAGGCTGAGGCAAGGTGGCTGGATGAGAACCACTTTGAGCTCCGGCTCGTCACTGACGGGGGCCTCTACATCAAGGAGCTTATATCCGGGGATAAGGGCAGAACAAAGCCCTCTGTGAGTGACCTCCTCGGAAAGTCGGCGTGGTGTGAAAGACTGGACGTGTTGAACATTCTTGATGACTGA
- a CDS encoding 50S ribosomal protein L21e — MVKKAHSFRRKTRGKLSKSPRRRGLPPLTRFLQEFETGQKVHIVIEPSYHRGMPDPRFHGRTGTVVGKRGDAYIVQIKDGGKVKTFFIHPVHLRAQKG; from the coding sequence ATGGTCAAAAAGGCCCACAGCTTTAGGAGGAAGACCCGCGGGAAGCTCAGCAAGAGCCCCAGGAGGAGGGGGCTTCCGCCTCTCACCAGGTTCCTTCAGGAGTTTGAGACCGGGCAGAAGGTCCACATAGTCATCGAGCCGAGCTACCACAGGGGAATGCCCGATCCGAGGTTCCACGGAAGAACCGGGACTGTAGTTGGTAAGCGCGGCGATGCCTACATCGTCCAGATTAAGGACGGCGGAAAGGTTAAGACCTTCTTCATCCACCCGGTCCACCTCAGGGCCCAGAAGGGATGA
- a CDS encoding RNA polymerase Rpb4 family protein: MIGRKKLEERYLTVAETKELLERRKAEGMEENPEEPMFYEARVSLEHAERFAKLKPEQAVELKEKLMELFEWMDERLAAKLVDLMPEDYFDIRVIFSKEDYMPTKEEAGEIIRLLDDYRK, translated from the coding sequence ATGATCGGGAGAAAAAAACTGGAGGAGCGGTACCTTACGGTAGCCGAAACCAAGGAGCTCCTCGAAAGGCGCAAGGCAGAGGGTATGGAAGAGAACCCTGAGGAGCCGATGTTTTACGAGGCCAGGGTCAGCCTTGAGCATGCCGAGCGCTTTGCCAAGCTTAAACCCGAGCAGGCGGTTGAGCTGAAGGAAAAGCTCATGGAGCTCTTCGAATGGATGGACGAGAGGCTCGCCGCGAAGCTCGTCGACCTGATGCCCGAGGACTACTTTGACATACGGGTGATCTTCAGCAAGGAGGACTACATGCCCACCAAAGAGGAAGCCGGGGAGATAATAAGGCTCCTCGACGACTACAGGAAGTGA
- a CDS encoding DUF655 domain-containing protein, which yields MDRYRRHSYRESLEKKRRNVEYEEYAYVLDYLPEGYTDLSTGRRSGKPVAQVIGEKAFTLLEVAPKEDLMLYERVFIGKGQRDKILMINKKIHYDDLTATAKAELPYVVEEIVKNNEERFIQFFNVAPPITNRLHSLELLPGIGKKHMWEILDERKKEPFKNFEDLRHRVKGLPDPAKMIAKRVVDELEGKDRYRLFVGSRRIFRV from the coding sequence ATGGATAGGTACCGGAGACATTCTTACAGGGAAAGCCTCGAAAAGAAGAGGCGGAATGTTGAGTATGAGGAGTACGCCTACGTGCTGGACTATCTGCCGGAGGGCTACACTGATTTAAGCACCGGAAGGAGGAGCGGGAAGCCCGTGGCGCAGGTTATAGGTGAAAAGGCCTTCACACTCCTTGAAGTTGCTCCCAAGGAGGATCTCATGCTCTATGAGAGGGTTTTCATCGGTAAGGGGCAGAGGGATAAGATTCTTATGATAAACAAAAAGATTCACTACGATGACCTCACTGCCACCGCTAAGGCCGAACTCCCGTACGTTGTTGAGGAGATAGTCAAGAATAATGAGGAGCGCTTTATTCAGTTCTTCAATGTTGCTCCCCCCATAACCAACAGGCTTCACAGTCTGGAACTGCTTCCAGGCATAGGGAAAAAGCACATGTGGGAAATACTCGACGAGCGCAAGAAGGAGCCGTTTAAGAACTTTGAAGACCTCCGTCACCGTGTCAAGGGGCTCCCGGATCCGGCGAAAATGATAGCAAAGAGAGTCGTCGATGAACTCGAAGGTAAGGACAGATACAGACTCTTCGTCGGTTCAAGGAGGATATTCCGCGTATGA
- the rsmA gene encoding 16S rRNA (adenine(1518)-N(6)/adenine(1519)-N(6))-dimethyltransferase RsmA, with protein sequence MRERLFSLISKYNLKASSDLGQNFLVVQDIIERNVERAELDEKDRVLEIGPGLGVLTEALSRHAEKVYAIEKDHRLVEILRKEYDWPNVEIIEGDALKVEFPEFNKIVSNLPYQISSPITFRFLRYEFERAVLIYQLEFAQRMVAKPGDRNYSRLSLMIQAKAHAELVEKIGRGAFWPRPKVDSAVVILEPKPPDERIELHENLVRALFQHRRSTALAALKKSHHMLGLSREEFKKVKGAFSGMPHAGKRVFQLSPEEVRDIEEFLRAEGLLK encoded by the coding sequence ATGAGGGAGCGCCTTTTTTCCCTTATTTCCAAGTACAATCTGAAGGCCAGCTCAGACCTCGGTCAGAACTTTCTGGTAGTTCAGGATATAATTGAAAGGAACGTTGAAAGGGCAGAACTGGACGAAAAAGACCGCGTTCTCGAAATTGGCCCGGGCCTCGGAGTTCTCACCGAGGCTCTGAGCAGACACGCCGAAAAAGTTTACGCCATTGAAAAAGACCACCGCCTCGTTGAGATACTAAGGAAAGAGTATGACTGGCCGAACGTCGAGATAATAGAGGGCGATGCATTGAAGGTCGAGTTCCCCGAGTTTAACAAGATAGTTTCAAACCTCCCGTACCAGATTTCGTCCCCCATAACGTTCCGCTTTTTGAGGTATGAATTTGAACGGGCAGTTCTCATATACCAGCTGGAGTTCGCCCAGAGAATGGTGGCAAAGCCAGGGGATAGAAATTACTCCCGCCTGTCCCTTATGATTCAGGCAAAGGCCCACGCTGAGCTTGTGGAGAAGATCGGTAGAGGCGCATTCTGGCCCAGACCGAAGGTGGACTCTGCAGTTGTGATACTAGAACCCAAGCCTCCGGATGAGAGAATAGAACTCCACGAAAACCTGGTAAGGGCACTTTTCCAGCACCGCAGAAGTACGGCTCTGGCGGCTCTAAAAAAGTCCCATCACATGCTGGGTCTGAGCAGGGAGGAATTCAAAAAGGTTAAGGGTGCGTTTTCGGGGATGCCCCATGCTGGGAAGCGCGTCTTTCAGCTGTCCCCCGAGGAGGTTAGGGACATCGAGGAGTTTTTGAGGGCAGAGGGGCTCCTTAAGTAG
- a CDS encoding ferritin-like domain-containing protein, whose product MGNCMGKVRYRTEGEKARFKKILEAISKLNHMELLSYWMEQEVKEAEMYYKLYQLSKEVNWDERVSKLFYQLYKESLGHAETLLRMFHEMFPGKKPPKISLPALEVELSEEQLRDMAYRGDVKDILEYLMGTERLAHDVYRYLSDKAVDEDSKATLIWLANIENGHYQKLRRLYATLFGEEASG is encoded by the coding sequence ATGGGGAACTGTATGGGGAAAGTTCGATACAGGACCGAAGGGGAAAAGGCCAGGTTTAAAAAAATACTGGAAGCAATTTCCAAACTCAACCACATGGAACTTCTTTCATATTGGATGGAGCAGGAGGTCAAAGAGGCTGAAATGTACTACAAACTATACCAGCTAAGCAAAGAGGTAAACTGGGATGAACGTGTTTCAAAACTTTTTTACCAGCTTTACAAGGAAAGCCTTGGACATGCAGAAACGCTACTCAGGATGTTTCATGAGATGTTCCCTGGCAAGAAGCCCCCAAAAATTAGCCTCCCTGCCTTGGAAGTGGAGCTCTCCGAAGAACAGCTGAGGGATATGGCATATCGGGGAGACGTAAAAGACATCCTGGAATACCTTATGGGGACCGAACGCCTCGCCCACGATGTGTATAGATACCTCTCGGATAAAGCCGTGGATGAAGATTCCAAAGCAACACTCATATGGCTGGCCAATATAGAAAACGGACACTATCAGAAACTACGCCGTTTATACGCCACTCTGTTCGGAGAGGAAGCATCGGGGTGA
- a CDS encoding radical SAM protein, with protein MIIAIIDGYTDEPAGLGVPPYLGIYPRYAYGAIKKARHDAEVFYLTIDDLRATFEGEGGVATKNKTPNFPETRRILEKADVLVYIGGLHTPGKYLSAVPSQVEEVARFLKPFTGIKILGGPAFMGSAHGGGTKIGSRELMLASAVFDHVVYGDLEAFLHDFIKNPNDADPFRFRTYEELRDYALLGAEVVRQFPDYPNFVIVEIETQRGCPKAAGIGGCSFCTEPVRYSSIEDRPIEDIVEEVEVLYRLGVKHFRVGRQSCIFSYMAEPNGRVPIPNPEAIEKLFAGIRSAAPRVKTLHVDNANPAVIANYPEEAIRIAKALIKYGTPGNVVAFGLESADPRVARLNNLNATAEETYEAVRILNEVGGRRGPNGMPWLLPGINILFGLPGETKRSYELTFQFLKRILDDGLMVRRINIRQVVVFPGTPLWHLKGKLKTEKHKKLIQHYKYKIRHEIDLPMLKRVVPVGTVLRDVRAEVFENGLTYGRQIGSYPLIVGIPKKVELDRFYDVLIVDHGFRSITGIPVPVNVNTESSKVLQYLPSIGKRNIVGILSRRPFKSKDEFFEVVGREKREMLEEIISL; from the coding sequence ATGATAATAGCTATTATCGATGGCTATACTGATGAGCCCGCTGGGCTGGGTGTCCCCCCGTATCTGGGTATATACCCCCGCTATGCTTACGGCGCCATCAAGAAGGCCAGACATGACGCCGAAGTGTTTTACCTGACCATAGATGACCTCAGGGCAACGTTCGAGGGGGAGGGGGGGGTAGCCACCAAGAATAAAACTCCAAACTTCCCGGAGACGAGGAGAATACTAGAAAAGGCCGACGTCCTCGTTTACATAGGTGGGCTCCACACTCCAGGTAAATATCTCTCCGCCGTGCCGTCGCAGGTGGAGGAGGTTGCGAGGTTTCTTAAACCTTTCACGGGGATTAAAATACTCGGTGGCCCCGCTTTCATGGGCTCCGCGCACGGCGGCGGCACAAAGATCGGTTCCCGTGAGCTGATGCTGGCCAGTGCGGTTTTTGACCACGTTGTCTACGGGGATTTGGAGGCGTTTCTCCACGACTTCATCAAGAATCCAAATGATGCAGACCCCTTCCGTTTTAGGACTTATGAGGAACTGCGGGATTACGCCCTCCTCGGTGCCGAAGTCGTTAGACAGTTTCCGGATTATCCCAATTTCGTCATAGTTGAGATTGAGACCCAGCGCGGGTGTCCAAAGGCGGCTGGAATTGGCGGATGTTCATTCTGCACCGAACCGGTGAGGTACAGCTCGATCGAGGACAGGCCAATAGAAGATATAGTGGAGGAGGTCGAAGTCCTTTACAGACTGGGCGTTAAGCACTTCCGTGTTGGACGGCAGAGCTGCATATTCTCATACATGGCGGAGCCGAACGGCCGTGTTCCGATTCCAAATCCCGAGGCAATTGAGAAACTCTTTGCCGGAATCCGTTCCGCCGCACCCCGCGTCAAGACCCTCCATGTTGACAACGCCAATCCGGCGGTTATAGCCAACTACCCGGAGGAAGCCATTAGGATAGCAAAGGCCCTGATAAAATACGGGACTCCAGGTAATGTGGTTGCCTTCGGTCTCGAAAGTGCCGACCCAAGAGTGGCCAGGCTGAACAACCTAAACGCGACCGCTGAAGAAACCTACGAGGCCGTTAGGATTCTCAACGAGGTCGGCGGAAGAAGAGGGCCAAACGGGATGCCGTGGCTTCTTCCCGGAATAAACATCCTCTTTGGTCTGCCTGGGGAGACCAAGAGGAGCTACGAGCTGACGTTCCAGTTCCTGAAGCGCATACTGGACGATGGGCTGATGGTAAGGAGAATAAACATCAGACAGGTTGTGGTCTTTCCAGGAACTCCCCTGTGGCATCTAAAGGGTAAGCTCAAGACTGAAAAGCACAAAAAGCTCATCCAGCACTACAAGTATAAAATACGGCATGAGATAGACCTTCCAATGCTGAAGCGCGTCGTCCCCGTTGGAACAGTGCTTCGGGATGTCCGTGCCGAAGTGTTTGAGAACGGGCTCACCTATGGAAGACAGATAGGAAGCTATCCCCTGATAGTGGGCATTCCCAAGAAGGTTGAACTGGACAGATTTTACGACGTTCTAATAGTTGACCACGGGTTCAGGAGCATAACCGGAATCCCCGTGCCAGTGAATGTGAACACTGAATCCTCAAAGGTTCTCCAGTATCTCCCAAGTATAGGGAAAAGAAACATCGTGGGGATACTCTCTAGGAGGCCGTTTAAGAGCAAAGATGAGTTTTTTGAGGTTGTGGGGAGGGAGAAAAGGGAGATGCTGGAGGAGATAATCAGCCTGTAG